A segment of the Bacteroidales bacterium genome:
TCCGTATTTTCTGCAACTTCTATAGGAATCTGACTGTACTGTGCGCCAACAACTCCAACGCTGCTCAGATGTATTATTTTTTGTATCTTATGTTTTTTCACAAGTGATATTATATTCTTTGTTCCAAGAATATTCGTTGATTCAAATTTCACTTTATCTTTAATTTCTGCGGCAAGATTAATTAAAATATCAACTCCAGAAAATGCATTATCAATAGTTGAAATTTCAGATAAATCACCTTTATATATTTCTACTTTCTGCGAAAATCTCAAAACCGGATTAATATTTCTTGATAATATTCTTACTTCGATATTATTTTTTGTAAAAAAAATATCTTCGAATAAATGCTGACCAATAAAACCAGTAGCACCGGTTATTAATAATTTCATTTTTGCTTTTTTATCAATAAATAAAGATTAAACAAATCTATAAATTATTCTTAAAAAAAACTTAAAAGTAAACAAATATGCTTTTGCTTTTTTATAATAAATATTTTTAAATAATGCTATCAGAAAGAATAAAATGATTTTATAAAAAACATGAATAAAACTAATAACCCAAACAATAAAATATTGAAACGTAGAATTATGCTTTTTAAAAAAATTTATTTTATTAAAAATCTGGTTATATATTGAAACATTGTAATTTTTTTTTGCACTTTGTCCAATGTGATGCAGAATTTGTGCTTCGGGATAATACACTACCCTGTGATTACTTTGCCTTGTTCTATAACAAAAATCAACATCTTCAATCCAGAATAAATTTTCATCTAACATTCCAATTATATTAAATAATTCTTTTCTGAACATTAATACAGCGCCGGATAATGAATTAACATCTATGATTTGATTAATATCTTTATAATATTTATCTTTAATTAAATTTTTCAGGTAAAAACTTTCGGCGAATATGTGTTTGATAGTAGGGAACCTCCACATTGACTGCTGAAGAGAACCATCTGTATTAAGAATTTTAGGACCAATAATTGAAATGTCCGTGTTACTTTTTATATATAAAAATAATTTATTTACCGAATCATCAAATAATTCAGTATCGGGATTAAGCATTAAAATAAAATTTCCTTTTGCAATTTTAAATGCCTGATTATTTGCGGCAGGAAATCCCGCATTATAATTATTTTTTATCAATATTGTCTTATTAAATTTTTCTTCAATAATATCAGGGCTAGTGTCTTTTGAATTATTGTCAACAACTATTATCTCAAAGTTAATGGAATTACTTATATATTTATAAATAGAATCAAGACATTTAATTAAATAATCTTTTACATTATAACTTACAATTACTATTGATAAATCAACAGTTTCAACTTCTTCCATTTATTAAAATATTTTGTGAAAACCCTATTAACAACCAATACAAGCAAGAAAACGAATAAAAATCAAGTATATTACTGACAACATTTTGAGCTGCAATCATAATAAATAAAATAAACATAAACATAAGAAAAGTGTTTTTGTTAGCTTTTAAAAATTTGATGGAATTTATTAAGAAAGTTAAACTTATCGTAGCATAACTCACTAATCCCCAAACTCCCGTTTCATTTGCCAATTTCAAATACCACCCATCAGTAGAATATGTTGCAGCTTCTTTTGAAAAACTACCAAAAAATCTGACAGCAACATGGCCGGCTTTACCTAACCCGTAACCCATGGGATTTCTAACAAAATCATTAAAAGCTGCAAGCCACAAGTCAACACGGGTAAGTCCTTTTTTTAAAAACACTGTATCTACAGTCGAATCTCCAATAAAAAACAAAACCTTATACATATCATGGTTCTGAATCCAAAGTATAAAAAAAACAACCATCATTGATAATAAGGTTTTTAAAAAACAGAGATATTTTTTTGTTACTATTGTTAAAATAATCCAGCCCAAATAAAATGTAATATTTGCTCCTCTCGATACGGTAAGGAAAATACAACACCAAAAAACAGAATATATTATATATCGAGAAATGGTTTCTTTTTGTAGAATTTTAAAATAAATATAAATAGCACCAAAAGTCGTAAATGCACCAAATATAACAGGAGACCAATACAATGAACCAATGCGTTTAATATAATAAACACCTTCAATTCCTGTAGCTTCAAGTGTCATGTATTTATCAATAGCAGGAAAGAAAAAATAAATTATTAATCCGATAACTGATACTATCAAATACCAATTCACCAAATATTTGGAGCAATCATCAAAGCTTTTCTCATTTGTATTAAATCCAACTCGTGCAACAAAATAAAAAAGCATGGGATAGTATGTCATTCTGATTGCATAAAGTGATACGATTAGGTTATGAGCAAGAAATGTTCCCAATAAAATATTCGTAATAATATAAAGTAGAATTAATTTGTCGTAAATTGTAAAAAATGAATATTTAAGTTTCTCTTTATTTTTTAAAACAACTAAAATTAAAAGATAAAACATTAAAATATCAGGCAAGCTTGAAATAAAGAAAGCAAAAGTAGAACTTGATGCTTCAGAACCAATAACAAGAGTTCTTAAACTAATAAATAAAGTTTCGAAAATAAAAAAAACAAGCAGGTTTAATATAATAATTCTATTTTTATCATTTTGTAAATTTAAAAAAACAATTTTCATTTCTCTAATTTTTTGTTTTTAAATTTCGTTTAGTAATTATGCAAATCCAGTATATAATAAAAATATTGAGCAAAGAAAATAAAATTGAAATTGAATAAAAACCAATTATTATGTTTTTTTCAATTATTCCGGCATACAAGACAGATAGCGTAATAATTAAACTCCCGAAAACAGATATAGAAGCAAGTTGTTTTTGTTTATTTAATATTATGGGAGTTTGAGAAATCGTCATTCTAATAAAGTCAAAATAAATCCACGGGGATAAAATTTTCGCATACAATCCAGCCACACGCCATTTTTCGCTAAACACAAAAGCAAATAAATCTTCACCCGCAAACAAAAGCAATATTGGCAAAGGCAATGCAATTATAGCTGCTTTTTTAACTGTTCCTTTTACAAGAGAATAAATATTTTCATTATTATTATATTTTTCTGAGGCATTCTGATAAAATACCTGAGCTATCGATGAACCAATAAGGCTTACAGGCGCCTGTAAAATTCTCATTCCAAATGAATATAATCCGAGAATTGTTGAACTAAAAAAAAATGGAATTAAATATACTAATCCGTTTAACTGGTACATGTCAATTACAGCTTGTATTATATTTGTTTTAGGCATATCTTTATAATGTATGGCAATTTTTTTTATTTCTGAATATTTAAATGCTCTTATATTCTTAAATAATTGTTTTAAGTCCTTTCTTACAAATACAAATGTTGAAATAATTACACCTATATAAGTGCCGATAATTAATCCTATAATGCCGGTTTTTAAAAAGCCAAGTCCCAGCATAGACGCGTTTCCATATATTGCATTATTTATTCTATTGGATGATATTTGCTTGTATTGTTTAATCCTGTTGTTCCAATACATAAATATTTGGTTAAATCCTATTGTGAATACGAATAAAGGAACAAGAAAAAAATAAATAGGTATATTTTCAAAAAACATTATTATAGTTATTAATATAAAAGAAAAAAAAGAAACGAATAAACAAATAAAAAAACTCAGAGCTATTAGTTTTTGAGCATCATCATTGTTTTTGGGAAGAACAATCGCAAGGTCGTAGCGAGCAGTACAAATCACAGTTATTCCCGCAGCAATTGACATAAAAATTGAAAAAAAACCAAAATCGGAAGGAGAATAAATTCTTGTAAGAACAGGAGCAACAAAAAATGGAATTGCCTGAGCAATCGCCGCACCTGCAACTAATTTTGAAATATTCTTTGCAAATTCTGACTTTAAAATTCCATTATGCATAAACTCTGTATTTAGCAAACAATCTATGCAAACTTAAATAAAATAATTTAATTATTCGGAAACAAAAATATGTTATTATTCATTGTCAAAACAAAAAATATTAAATTTGTAATCATATTAAATCCAATTCTTATGAGAAATCAGATATTATTTTTGTTATTACTTTTTGCATTTGCAAATCAAATTCAGTGTCAAACTCAGGCAGAACCCCTCATCAAGCAAAGGGATTCTGCTTACAGCAATTACCAGCAAGCAGAAAAGCAACTTGGTAGTGATTCGAGTCGTACTAAAATGCAAGACCTGATTGAAAAAATGGATGAAGTTATTGCACAGGACAATGATATCATTGATTTATATTCAAACGATATTCAAAAAATAAAAACCGACAGCTCGGTAATTGAAACCATTTTAAAAGATAATTCAGAACTAAAAAATGATGTTAGAAAAAAATGGAACTGGATTATTTATATGATAATAGCAGCGGCAGCATCTGATGCACTGGCAATAATTTTTCTCGTATTTTTCTTTATTTCACGCAGAAAAATGTTAAAATATAAAGAGCAATACGAAATAGAAAAGCAAATAGCAAAAAAATATTCAGAAGAACTTGAGCAAAAAGAATTTATTTCCGAAAAAGAAAATTTACCTTCAATCAGCATGTCTCCCGAAAACAGCGAAAAAGCAGGAGAAATTGAACTGCAATCACTAAAACTCGAGAAACTTTATAAATTAAAGGAAACAGGCATGATATCACAGTCGGAATACGAACAGAAAAAACAGGAAATACTCAATGCTTTCTGAAAAAATATAAACCGTTTGTTGTTAATTGCAATTTAGCTTTTTTCTCGTAGCTCATAGCTTGTGTCTCGAAGCTATGATTAAAAAAAATCTTACTTATGCTGGTTATATTATTTTCAATCCCACCACAATTGCGATAATCAGAATAGCTGCTGCAATTATTGAAAATATCATTTTTTTCTCACGCTTGATTTTATTATCACACATTTCAATCTTTTCCTTTGCCAGAGGATTGTTAATGTTCATTTCAAGTGCTTTATGAAACCATTCTTTAGCATTACGATATATTTCGATTTTGCAAAAATCTTCACCTCGGGTGATATATTCATTAAATTTGATTTCTTCGGAGCTGAGGTTTGTATTTGTTTCGGTATGTGCCATCTTTATTAAAATTTTTCACAAACCTAAATAAAATTTTGGAATTTATGTGAATTTTTAAATTATTTATAGTTCTATACTTGGAGTTTCGTTAAGACAGTCATTATGTCAATTGTCATTAGTGAAAGAAAAGTTAAAAGTTTGATATACTTTTTTTCATTTTTCATTTAAAAATAGTAAAATCCTTAAAAAATATTAATAAATTAATTACGTTTGTATTATTTTAAACTAGTTAAGATGACAAATATTATAGTAACAATCAAAGAAATAATAAACAAATCCGTTGAGCTAAAGCAAAAGCTGCTCAATGATGAAAAAACAGTTGCCAACATTGAGAAAATTGCAGAATCAATAACTCAATGTTATAAAAACGGAGGCAAGGTTCTTCTTTGCGGAAATGGCGGAAGTGCTGCCGACGCACAACATCTCGCTGCCGAATTATCAGGCAGGTTTTATTTAGACCGCAAACCACTTGATGCAGAAGCATTACATACAAATACTTCTTATCTCACTGCAGTTGCAAATGATTATTCTTTTAATGAAATTTTTTCACGTTTAGTTAAAGCTAAGGGAAATAAAGGTGATGTTTTAATTGGTATTTCCACCTCAGGAAATTCAATAAATATTATTAATGCTTTGGACTTTGCAAAACAACAGGGAATGATAACTGTCGGTTTTACGGGATTAAACGGAGGAAAGATGAAAAGATACTGTGATTTTTTAATTGATGTTCCTTCAAGCGATACACCAAGAATACAGGAAATTCACATTTTAATCGGACACATAATTTGTGAGATAGTGGAAAAACAAATGTTCGAGAAAAATAAATAAAATCGAAGTTGGAAATCAGAGGTTGGATGTTTGAAATTTGCGATTTTTCTAACTTCCAACTTCGGTTTTGCCACAATATTTCATAAATTTGTTTGCAATAAGTTAACTTATATAATGTCTAATAAATTATAATTTTCAATTCAACAATTCATGGACGCAATAATTCTGGCAGGTGGTTTCGGAACACGACTTCAGAAAGTTGTTTGTAACGTGCCTAAACCAATGGCTCCGATTAATTCAAAACCATTTCTTGATTACCTTCTTGATTATCTAATTCATTATAAAATAAAAAATGTAATTCTTTCAGTTGGTTATAAACATGAAATAATAAAAAAGCATTTCGAAAAAAAATACAAAAACATTGATATCAAATATGCAACAGAAAAGAAAGCACTCGGAACAGGCGGCGGAATTACGTTTGCAATGAAATACTCAAAAACCAATGAAGTTCTTATTTTAAACGGCGATTCATTTTTCAACATTAATCTTAAGGATTTTTTTTCGTTTCATAAAAAAAACAAAGCCGAACTTTCTATTGCTCTTAAATCTATTAAAAATGTCTCGCGTTACGGAATAGTCAACATTGACAAACAAAACCGAATACTTAGCTTTTCCGAAAAAGAAACAAAAGCAAAATCTGGATTTGTTAACGGAGGCATTTATTTAATGAATAAAAAAAAATTTAAAAATACCGGTTTATCCGGAAAATTTTCTTTTGAAAAAGATTATATCGAAAAATCTTGCAGCAAAAGAAAAATATACGGTTTTGTTTCCCGAAATTATTTTTTAGATATTGGAATACCCGAAGATTATGAAAAAGCTCAAACTGAGTTTAAAAAACTTAAATATTGATAAGTCATGGACTCTTTTTCTCGACAGAGATGGAGTAATAAATAAGCTTATTCCAAATGACTATGTTAAAAGTTGGAATGAATTTGAATTTATTGATGGCAGCATTGATGCAATAAAAACTTTTTCTGAAATATTCGGAAAAATAATTATTGTTACAAATCAGCAGGGAGTTGGTAAAGGTATAATGAGCGAAAATACACTGAACGATATCCATTCAAAAATGCTCAATGAAATTGAAAAACAAAATGGAAGAATTGACAAAATATATTTTTGCACCTCTGTTGCCGAAGAAAATAATTTTTGCCGTAAACCCAATATTGGAATGGCTTTAAAAGCGAAGAAAGAATTTCCGGAAATAAATTTCAAGAAATCAATCATTGCAGGCGATTCGATTTCCGATATGAGATTTGGTTTTAAATCAGGAATGCTCAAAGTTTTATTATCAGATAGCATTGACATTTGCAGAATATATCCTCAATTTGTGGATTTTTGCTTTAAAAACCTTTTAAATTTTTCAGAAAACTTAAAAAAATAATGAAAAAATCAGCTATTTTAATATTTATCTTTTATTCAGCAGTCCTCTCAAAAGGGCAGGAAAATAAGTGGAATACGTTCCTGAAAGGAATCCCCGAAATCCAATTGCCTATAGATTCCACATCTGAAATTCTTCATCAGAAAACATTAATTAATAAAAGAAATTGCTGGGATTTTGTATTAAGACCATTATCGGTTTTGAATAATTATAAAAATGCTTACGACGAAATTTTTGATGTGGACACAAATCAATTAATAATAAATAAACGATGGCGGAATACTGATTGGACAGTTAATGAACCAATATATATTTATTCTCCCGAACAAAACGGAAAACTTTTTTGCATCGGTAAATTTAATATTGCATCGGATTATATCGGCATTATTTGGTTGCTGGAGCAAAAAGATATTGTGTATGGAGTTGGTCCCATGTACTGGCTGTTTTGCTACAATAAAAACGGATTTCTGAAAGATTATGTTTGCTTAGGATTAAAGCAGCAATTCAGCTTATTCCTGATAAATTCATATTCTGATATTAAATTTTCCATTTCAGAAAAAGCAGAAACCAGAAAAACAGGAGAAAAAATAATTTATGTTGATAATTATATTGAAGTACCGGAGTTCATGTTAAAAAATAACGACAGCACAATTATTGCAGCTCTGTGTGAAAATATTCCAAAACCCGTAAATAAAGATTATCCGCCACTTGTAAACAGAGAAGAAAAAAAAGTTGTTTATTTTACTGAACAACGAAAAAAAATTGATTGCAGATTAATTTTTAATAAAAATGAAAAATTTGAAATAAGTGAAAATAAAAAATAATGAATAAAAAGAAAATTTTCGTAATTGGTTATAATGTATTTTGCGAGCAGATGTATCCTCATCTGTTTGAGTTTTTAAATTTAATTGGTAACGACTTCGACTTAGTTTATTATGGAAAAGATGACAGGGGATTTTTATCTTATTATAAAACAGAAAAAACAATAGGACTTCCTTTTTTAAAAAAAATAAAATTTATTAAAAACTGTGATTTAAAAATTAATACTATTAAAAGTGAGATTAAGAAAATTCTCGAAAGCAAAATATTTGATATAATTATAGTAATTGACCATTCAGCAATTAATTATATATCCGAAACCATAGGAACTAAAGGCAAAACAAAATTATTTTTTTGGTCACATGATATTTTAACTAATGACCACCCGTTATACGTAGAATCAAAACATATTCGTGAAATAATTAATAATAACAAAAAAAACATACAAAATTTCGACCTGATAATAATTCAAGACCATGCAAGAGCAGCTGTTCTTGATTCCGTGTTAAATACTCATAACATAAAAAAGTTTTATTTTCCCGTTTCACTGAATACTGATAATACATCAATTAATATAGCTTTCGATAAATCAAAAAGAGATTTTTTTGAAACTATAAATCTGCTCCAAATAGGATTTATAAGCAATGAAAGGTTTTCCGATGATATTTTAGATGAATACTTAAAAGCAAAAGACAATATTAATTTAACTTTTTTAGGTCGTATTTCTGATGAACTGAGCGAGATGATAGAAAAGGCAAGCAAAAAAGTTTTTTATCATGAAGTTCAATCTTCATTTATTGAAATGCGAAAAATTATTTCAAATTCAGATATCGGAATAATCGGAAACAGACCAAAAACATTAAATAATCATTTTTATTCCAAATCATGCGGACAAATGGTTGAATATTTAAGGTGCGGCATTCCCGTTATAATAGTAGGGAATGAAGAATTAGGCGAATTTGTTGAGAACGAAAACTGCGGTGTTTTTATACAAAACATAAACGAGTTAACAAATGCAATTAATAAAATAAAACAAAAATATCCATCATTCTCAAAGAAAAGCCATGATACATTTTCGAAATTTTTCAATTTATCAAATCACTTTTTATACTTCAGGGATTTTATAAAAAATCAGAATTAGTGTATTTTGAGATATTTATTTCTAAAAAAAAATATTGTAATAAAATAAGCCAATACATCACCAATTATACTTGTTAACCGCAAAACAGCCAAAGCAATTAAAATTGAAACCGGATTGCAAATGGGTGACAGCAAAATAATCATAATAGATTCTCTGACTCCTATACCGGCTGGAGAACCAACTGCAACAAAGCCCACAAAATAGGCAATAACAGTTGATGCCGCAATTAAAATCATATTGTTTAACGAAAGAAAAGTTTCTGAATATAAGTAAAAGACCCAGATGGCAATTAAGATATTGATAGCAGAATTAACAAAATATAACGAAAAGCACTTTAATAGCAACCTTTTAATTTCCCTGAAATTAGTTTTTGTAAAAAGCAAATATAATTTCTTGCTTTTCAGCCCCCAAAATAGGATACCAGCATTAAAAATAATTGCTATAAATATAAATAAATAAATATAATTTTTATTTATTAAAAAGCTTAACCTGTTCAAATCGGCTTTGCCTGTTAAAATAATACAAATAATGAAAAGAATAAAAGTAAATAAAGTGCCAAGAAATAATTCTAATGCACTACTATATATGATTTTTTCCCTATCCCAACCAAATTTTTCACCTAAAAAATTTCTGCTTGCATATTGCATAACATTTCCCGGTAAATATTTTGAAATATTTGATTTTAAATATACATTTATTATTTCCTTATTATTTAATTTTTTCCGACTAATAAATTCCAAAATAATTTTCCAAATAATAGAACAAATAAAAATACTTATTATATTAATTACTGAAAATAAAAAAAATGTGCTTATTAATAAGATTAATGAATATTTATGAAAAGGAATTGTTTCAAACTTTGAATTCTTAATAACATGATATATGTATATTAAAGACAGAATTGATATAATAATACCAATATATTTAAATTTTGATTTTATCATGATTCTTATTACAATATGTCATTAAATTTTAGTTTGTTTGATTTTGCATTTAAAAAGAATATACGGCATAAATGAGCTTGTAAAAAGATTCATAATCCCAAGAAATGGTTTATAAATAATACTTTTTTTGCGATAAAGAACATACTTGGAATCTATAATTGCAAAACCACTATCCCTAAGTAATTTTGAAAGTGTGCTGTAGCTGTAATAACAATAATGGTCGGGATGAACGCTTTCTTTATTTTTCAGCATTTCAATAATTCTAAAAAAGAAATTATGAATATTGGGTGCTGTAATAATTAGAATTGTTTCTTTATTGGTGTTTGCAATGAATTTATGTAATATTTCTAATGCTAACCCAGCATTTGGCAAATGTTCAATAACCTCAGAAAATATAATATAATCAAATTTATTCTCATTAATAAATTTATTTTCATTTAACTTGTAAATATCCTCACAATAAACATCATCAATTCCGTTATTTCTCATTATTTTTATTGATTCTTCATCTATATCAATACCAGAAACATTTTTAGCGACCTCTACTAAATCATAATGTAATAGCGAATGATTCTCTATTTTCTCTTTTGTTTCAGGCGAATCTGTACAACCAATATGTAAAACTGTTTTTCCCCGAATATAATTTCGAAGTATATTAACTCTATCAGTTATTTTATTTCTGGGTAGGCTGTTACTTCTTCTCATCCTGATTTTATTGTTTCATAATTTGTTTGTTAATAAATTCCAAATCTCCCTTTTTTATTTTCTCAAGATGTTTAAAGCAATAAAAATATGCTTTAATGATGTATATGATGTCAATAAAATTAGTTCTTCTATATCTATATCTTTTACCAAAATAAAATAAAAATATTATTTTAAATAATATTTTACCTATTCGGCTCCAAGCATATATTATTTTATTTTTTATTGTATTATCCATTATTTTATAAAAAAGGTATAAATGATAAACTTCTATACCGTAAGTACTGACTTTATTTGATGCCCTTCCAGTTTGAGTAACTTTATGAATATATTTAGCATTCAAATTAAAAAATAAAGAATTCGGATACTTTTTATAAATTCTATATCCAAATTCATGGTCATCGCCCCATGAATATTTTTTTAAAATCTCGTCGTAAGTAAATTCATTAAAAACTTCTTTTTTAATTGTTGATGCACCCGATATCCATTGACAGTTTGCGAAAATATTTTTTTTATATTTGACTCCTGGTAGCAACATTGAAGGATTAAGTGAAGGATTTAGTTTAAATTTGTTATTTGAATAATAATTTTGGTAAAATAACCGGGAAATAATATTTATCAATAAAAGTGCGGCTTTTTCATATTGTTTAAATTCTATTACAGGATATCCTGCAACGCCGAGCGCGTCCGGATACATTGCAAAAACCCTTGTTATTTCCTGATAATATTCAGGGTATAAGACCATATCATCATCTAAAAATGATACAATATCACCAGTGGTATTTTTAACTCCTAAATTTCTTGCAACAGTTAAACTGTTCTCAATTGTATTAGCTATATATTTTAATTTTATACCTTTTGATTCAAACTTTTTAATTTCCAAATTTATTGCATCTTCTGTTGTCGGACTATTTTCGTTATCAACAACAATAACCTCCACAGGTAATATTGTTTGTATTAGAATTGAATCTAAACATTCTTTTAAATCATTGATTCTTTTATATGTGGGAATAGCAACAGAAATTTTCATATCAGCCAAATTTTCTTTTATTTAAATCCAATATTTACCAACTTTCAAAGCTTTTTTAATATAAAAGAAAATATCTTTAGGATTCTTAACCTTTCTTAAACTTGATAAAATATATTGAGGGCTAAGATAAAAGTTTCTATAAAAACGTTTAAGTTCTTTTTGTAATTCAACTACGGATAAATTCGAAACTGTTGCAGCAGGCAATTTATCAAAAGCAGTTAACTGATAGTTCGCCCAGTTTTTAGGCAAAATATCATTGTGCTCAGCATAAATATCAGAACCGGGTAATGGACATAATATGGAAATTGAAATAAAATCGGGATTGATATTTTTTGCAAGTTTCTTAGATTGTTTTACGGTTGCTTTAGTTTCACCGGGTAGTCCAATCATGAAAAAAGCCAATGTTTGAATACCTGTTTTTTTTGTAAGTTTAATAATATTTTTGCTCTGATTAAGATTTTGATTTTTACGAACGTTATCAAGTAACTGTTGGTTGCCTGATTCTACCCCGAAAGAAATTTTATAACAACCCGCCTCTTTCATTTTATTCAACAAAGGTTCATCTATGGTTGTTATATTAGATAAACACGACCATTTTATTTTAAAATTATTTTTAATAATCTGGTCGCATATTTCAATAACTCTGCTTTTTTTAAGTGTAAAACAATCATCCACAAAAGAAATTGACCTTACTTCGTATTTATTATATAATATTGAAATCTCATCCATTATATTATCTATACTTCTATACCTCACTAACCTGCTAAATACAGCATGAGAGCAATAGGTGCAAAGAAAAGGACAACCGCGGGAAGTAAACATATTCATTGAACGCAAACCACTGAATTCCTTCTGAAAATATGTGTACATATTCATATCAAGCAAGTCATATTCAGGAAAGCTTATCTCGTCAATATTTTTAATTAATTCTCTTGGAGATGTGTGAATTATTTCATTTCCATTTCTGTAATAAATTCCATTTATTGCATCATAGCTATTTTGTTTATTAATGATTGCTTTGGCAAGCTCAACAATTGTAATTTCTCCTTCACCGGCAACAATAAAGTCGATATTCTTATTTTCCTGCATTGTTAATTGTGGTAAAGCAGAAGGATGAGGTCCGCCAAGTATTATTTTAATATCAGGAAATTTATTTTTAATTGCATTAACGTCATCATAAACTGAAAGTATTTCGGGAGTATAAGCTCCAAACCCGATAATCTTTGGTGACAGTTCGGTGATTTTTTGCAGAAGGTCTTTTTGTGTATATTTATGAGCTACCTGGTCAATTATTACAACAGAAATATTATTTTTTATTAAAGCTGCTGCCAAATATCCCAGACTTAATGGCGGAGACACACTGCCATAGTCAACAATCTCCAACCTTGGTCTGATTAACAAAACATCTTTCATCATTTTTATTATTTTTTCTTAACTAAATATACCGTATACAAAACAAACATTTAAAAACTGCTAAAAAGAAAATTCATTTTAAAAGCAAAAATGTAATACCTTTTTCAATTTTGTATCATTTAAAGTCAAAGATAACAATAATACAGAAAGTAGAAAAGTAGAAATAAAAGTTATCCTTTTTCAATTTGCAATTCATTTCTTTTTAATTTTCAATTAAATTTAAACTATCCAGCAAACATTGATAATTATATTTGAATAATAATTTTTTTGTAATATCGTTCGTTTTATTTTTATCCAAACGAACAGGATTCTTTAT
Coding sequences within it:
- a CDS encoding nucleotidyltransferase family protein; protein product: MDAIILAGGFGTRLQKVVCNVPKPMAPINSKPFLDYLLDYLIHYKIKNVILSVGYKHEIIKKHFEKKYKNIDIKYATEKKALGTGGGITFAMKYSKTNEVLILNGDSFFNINLKDFFSFHKKNKAELSIALKSIKNVSRYGIVNIDKQNRILSFSEKETKAKSGFVNGGIYLMNKKKFKNTGLSGKFSFEKDYIEKSCSKRKIYGFVSRNYFLDIGIPEDYEKAQTEFKKLKY
- a CDS encoding glycosyltransferase family 2 protein; the protein is MEEVETVDLSIVIVSYNVKDYLIKCLDSIYKYISNSINFEIIVVDNNSKDTSPDIIEEKFNKTILIKNNYNAGFPAANNQAFKIAKGNFILMLNPDTELFDDSVNKLFLYIKSNTDISIIGPKILNTDGSLQQSMWRFPTIKHIFAESFYLKNLIKDKYYKDINQIIDVNSLSGAVLMFRKELFNIIGMLDENLFWIEDVDFCYRTRQSNHRVVYYPEAQILHHIGQSAKKNYNVSIYNQIFNKINFFKKHNSTFQYFIVWVISFIHVFYKIILFFLIALFKNIYYKKAKAYLFTFKFFLRIIYRFV
- a CDS encoding HAD-IIIA family hydrolase, whose translation is MKKLKLSLKNLNIDKSWTLFLDRDGVINKLIPNDYVKSWNEFEFIDGSIDAIKTFSEIFGKIIIVTNQQGVGKGIMSENTLNDIHSKMLNEIEKQNGRIDKIYFCTSVAEENNFCRKPNIGMALKAKKEFPEINFKKSIIAGDSISDMRFGFKSGMLKVLLSDSIDICRIYPQFVDFCFKNLLNFSENLKK
- a CDS encoding methyltransferase domain-containing protein is translated as MRRSNSLPRNKITDRVNILRNYIRGKTVLHIGCTDSPETKEKIENHSLLHYDLVEVAKNVSGIDIDEESIKIMRNNGIDDVYCEDIYKLNENKFINENKFDYIIFSEVIEHLPNAGLALEILHKFIANTNKETILIITAPNIHNFFFRIIEMLKNKESVHPDHYCYYSYSTLSKLLRDSGFAIIDSKYVLYRKKSIIYKPFLGIMNLFTSSFMPYILFKCKIKQTKI
- a CDS encoding oligosaccharide flippase family protein, which produces MHNGILKSEFAKNISKLVAGAAIAQAIPFFVAPVLTRIYSPSDFGFFSIFMSIAAGITVICTARYDLAIVLPKNNDDAQKLIALSFFICLFVSFFSFILITIIMFFENIPIYFFLVPLFVFTIGFNQIFMYWNNRIKQYKQISSNRINNAIYGNASMLGLGFLKTGIIGLIIGTYIGVIISTFVFVRKDLKQLFKNIRAFKYSEIKKIAIHYKDMPKTNIIQAVIDMYQLNGLVYLIPFFFSSTILGLYSFGMRILQAPVSLIGSSIAQVFYQNASEKYNNNENIYSLVKGTVKKAAIIALPLPILLLFAGEDLFAFVFSEKWRVAGLYAKILSPWIYFDFIRMTISQTPIILNKQKQLASISVFGSLIITLSVLYAGIIEKNIIIGFYSISILFSLLNIFIIYWICIITKRNLKTKN
- a CDS encoding NAD(P)-dependent oxidoreductase, encoding MKLLITGATGFIGQHLFEDIFFTKNNIEVRILSRNINPVLRFSQKVEIYKGDLSEISTIDNAFSGVDILINLAAEIKDKVKFESTNILGTKNIISLVKKHKIQKIIHLSSVGVVGAQYSQIPIEVAENT
- the gmhA gene encoding D-sedoheptulose 7-phosphate isomerase, whose amino-acid sequence is MTNIIVTIKEIINKSVELKQKLLNDEKTVANIEKIAESITQCYKNGGKVLLCGNGGSAADAQHLAAELSGRFYLDRKPLDAEALHTNTSYLTAVANDYSFNEIFSRLVKAKGNKGDVLIGISTSGNSINIINALDFAKQQGMITVGFTGLNGGKMKRYCDFLIDVPSSDTPRIQEIHILIGHIICEIVEKQMFEKNK